The DNA sequence CGCCGCCGACACTCTGGAACAGTCTCCACGACCCAGGCGGGCGTTACGGGACGACGAAGCCCGCTACCAGGAAAGTTCCTGGCACCGCCGAGCGCACTGCGGCGCCTCCACCTGCAACGTCGCGTGCTCGATCGCGTACCGCGACGACAGCAGGTTCTGCGCCTCCGTCAGCACGTCCGATTGCTGTGCGGGCGGCGCCAGCGTCAGGTGCGCCGAAGCGACCTCCATGCCCGACGTGAGCGTCCAGACGTGCAGGTCGTGCACGTCCGCCACGCCCGGGAGCGCGGCCAGCTCGGCGTTGATCGCGCCGACGTCGACGCCCTGCGGGGCGTGCTGGAAGAGGATGCGCAGCGCCCGGCGGGCCAGCACCCACGTGCGGGGCAGGACGAACAGGCCGATCGCCACGCCGATGATCGGGTCGGCGTAGCGCCAGCCCGTCAGCAACGTCAGCGCGCCGCTGATCAGGACGCCGACCGAGCCGATCAGGTCCGCGAGCACCTCGAGGTACGCGCCGCGGACGTTGAGGCTCTCCTTCGCCCCCGAGCGCAGCACCGAGAAC is a window from the Amycolatopsis sp. cg9 genome containing:
- a CDS encoding cation diffusion facilitator family transporter, producing MGQGHGHGHAIAPASASGRYVRSLTIALAIGAGFMVLEFVVGFATGSLALISDAAHMFTDVLGVGMALAAIILARRSGPTVSRTFGLYRAEVLAALGNAILLFGVAGYVLVEAIGRISDPPAVPGLPVFLAAAAGLAANIVSFSVLRSGAKESLNVRGAYLEVLADLIGSVGVLISGALTLLTGWRYADPIIGVAIGLFVLPRTWVLARRALRILFQHAPQGVDVGAINAELAALPGVADVHDLHVWTLTSGMEVASAHLTLAPPAQQSDVLTEAQNLLSSRYAIEHATLQVEAPQCARRCQELSW